CGGCAAACCTCCGCCGTCGGGCTCCCGGCCTCCTGCTCCCGCAGCACGCCGATGATCTGCGCCTCGTTGAACCTGCTCTTCTTCACGTCCGTCTCCTCAGGGTGACGGACTCTCACTCAAACCGAGGGATCAGGAAGGGGGCAGGTCATGTGCTGTCGAGGCTGGTCTCCATTCTGCGACCGGAAACGGAGTCATTGCGGATGAAAGGGCGACAGCCGAGACCCTCAGGAAGGCTGACCCTCGCGGCGTTCGCGGCCTGCGCATGGAGTCTCAGCGTGATCGCAGCGGCCGCCGACCCCTGCAAGGCCGTCCCGGATCGAGGACGGGCCCCGGCATGGCTGGGTCCCGGAAGCACCTTCTCCGGCCCGGTCCGCTACGTCGGCGATGGCGACAGTCTGTGCGTCGGCGTTGGTCCGACGCCAGCCCAGTGGGTGGAGGTTCGCCTGGCCGACTTCTATGCCCCGGAGCTCTCCGATCGCGGCGGACCTGAGGCCAAGACGGCGCTCGCCCGCATCGTTCAGGGCAGAAGGCTCACCTGCATCGCGGATCACCAGACGTATGACCGCATCGCCGCCTACTGCAGGATCGAAGGCCGCTCACTGGGCGACCTGATGCGGCGCGCGGGCGTTAGGGAGGGCGGTCGAGGCGTGCGATAGCCGCAGCGCAGGCCTACGGCCGTCCCATCAGTCGGCGCAGGCGGCCGACCAGCCGCGACAATGCTCCCGCCGGTCGCTCTGCCGCTGGCGCCCGGGCTTCCGTCGCCACGAGATCGTCAGGTGCTGAACTCGGCGGTATGGGCCGGCGCGTGTGCTCAGCCTCCTGCATGCTCACCGGATTCGCGAGGGTGTCGCTGAGCGCAGGCTGCCCCGGGCTCCTGACGCCGTTGAGACGAGCCGCCACCACCCTGCGCAGGCGCTGCAGCTGACGGTCCAGGATATCGTCGCTCATTGTCGGATGGACTTGTAGAACCGTGTCTCGACCGTGTGGATCAGCAGGTTCTTGAACAGATCCTTCTGGGTCGGACCCGTCCGGTCCCGCGCCACGACGTAGAAACGGCAGCCCTTCGCGTTTTCATAGGCCAGGAGCTCAGCGGTCATGGCCATAAACGCGCCGCGACTGACGTTCCCGGTCAGCTGCGGCGGGATCGGCAGGGCGCGACGATCAGCGGTGCGGAGAGGCGGCGTCACATCCTTCAGGGTCAGGGAGCCGTCGCCGTTCAGGCTGATGTCGAAGAGGTACTCGATATCGCCCGCTTCGGTGACCCAGCACGGCGGATAGTCACCGCCCTTGCCGACGCTGCGCAGCTCCTTCTGCAGGCGCGCCACCTGGCCCTTCAGGGTTGAGGTTTCCCGGGCGCTGCGCGCGGCGTCGCGCATCATCGCCCTGGTTTCCTCGGGCGTCCGCCCGGCCTCGGCTGCAGCCTGGGCAAGCGCGACGCCCTCGGGGATGTGGTCGAAGGCTGTCTTCGGATCTGCGGCCCCGTCGGTCTTCAGAAGCGCCTTCTCGAGCTGGGCGCCCTTGGCCGCGAGCTCTTCCATCTTCTTCCGCGCATCCGGCGCCTTCTCCACCTGCTCGGCGATCCGCTCGAACTTCTCGAGCGACTTCTCGCGTTCGGCCAGCTGCCTGCGCTCTTCAGCGACGGCCGCCTGCGCCTGCCGCGCCTCCACCAGCTCGCGGAAGAACCTCTCCGGCGGCTGCTTGCGCGCCAGGCTGTCCAGGACGTCCACCTTGGCTTCGAGCAGCTGTTCGCTTTCCCGGAGCTGGGCGACGGCGGACTTGAGCTGCGCCGCTTCGCGGTCGCGCTTCACCAGCACCCAGCCCAGCGCGAGCAGAAGCGCGAAGAGGATCAGCAACATGGACTCGGCCACCGTCAGCCCGAGCACCAGGCCCTTCCGGTAGCTCGCATGCTCTCGCGAGATGCCGCCGCGGCTCATTTCTCAAGCCGCGTGATGATCCACCCGGCCAGCTCAGCCAGCTCCCGCCGCACCTGCTGCACCGCCTGGCCGGAGCCCTCGAACTCGCGATCCAGCGTCCCGAGCGTCTCGATCACCCGGCGCGCGGCCGCGTCGAGCGCGGCCAGCCGCTGCTCGGCCTCGGCGCCGGCCGCCGCCGCGGCTTCGCCCGCGACGCGGTGGAGTTCCGCCACCGACCGGGCATTGCGCTCATCGGTCTGGGCGGCGACCGCCGTCAGCCGCTGCGAGAAGTCGGCGGTGGCCGCCGCTGCGGCTGACGAAGCGTCGTTCAGCTGCTCCACCAGCCGCGCCACATCGCTGAGCGCCGCCCCAGCGGTGCGCAGGTCCTGCGCGCTCGACGCCGCGGCGCTGCCGGCCTCGGTGAGCCCGCTCGCGGCTTCGCTGAAGCGCTCCAGGGCGCCGGCGGCGGACTCGAACTTCGCCTGCTCCTGCCCCACAGACGCCGCGAACGCCGCAACGGTTCGCTCCACGGTCTCCAGCGCCGGCCGCAAGCCACGCTCGATCACGTCGGCGTCCGCCTTCACCGCGCCGATGCGGTCCATCAGGCCTTCGACCGCGCTCACCACCCGTTCCAGGGAACTGTCGAAGCTGTTCACCCGGGTGCTGAACTGCTCCGCGCTCGCCTCGAACTTCTCGCCCATGGCGCCGGCGCTGCGCTCGAACTGTCCGACGGCCTGCTCCAGCGCCTCGACCGTGGAGGTGTTCGCCCGCTGGGTGAACTCGCCCACCACCTGGCGCATGGCGTCCGCGAAGCTCTTCAGCTCAGCGACGGATAGGTCGAGCTCCTGGCGCATCCGGCGCACCGTCTGTGACAGCGCAAGCCGCGCCTCCTCCTCGGCGTCCTCCGGATCCTCGCGGAACTGGCCCACGAGGACCCGACCGGCGAGGCCCGCGATGGTCGTGAAGATGGCGATCCCGAAGTTGCTCAGGATGGCCTCGGTCGCGAGCTCCGTTCCGGTAAACCGGATCAGGGCCACACCGAGGCTTGTCAGAGTGTAGAGCAGGCCAAGGTAATAGAGGTTGTCCGCCGCCTGGTCGGCGCGCACCTTCAGTCCCGAGACATGGAAGGCGCAGACGCCATAGCCGATCATGATCAGGACGCAGGCGGTCACCGCCACCCACTTCGACCAGGCGGCGATATCGACAGCGGCGATGACCACGCCGCCCACCACGGCGCACGCCAGGAAGAACCACTTCTCATAGTGGGTGGGCGTCTGGCCCCCCTGAGCCCCTGCACGCACGTTCAAATCAGCCCTCGATCGGTATGGCGCCCGGCATGCGAGCGTTCTGGTCGGTCTCGAAATAGGCCTTCCAGAAATTCAGATGCGCGGTCGTCCCCTGGACGGCATGCGCCTCGGGCCTGAGCAGGTAGAGGACCTCGACGACGATGCCGTCCATGTCCGCCTTCAGGCTTCGATAGGCCTGGGTTTCCCGGAAGGCGGCGAAGTCCGGCACGCCCGCGTAGTGTGAGCCGCCCTTCCCGTGCTCAAGCATGTCGGAAACGATGACCAGCCGCTTCGGAAGGCCGCCGGCCCCAGCGCCGACATCCGCCTTCTGAAAGGCGCCGACGACGACCTGCTGCACGGCCTCCATGATCGGAGACGCGTTGCTTGCGGGCCGGTTCATCGCGTCCTCGAGGACCTTGCGCAGCCGCGGCCGGAAGACCTCCTCAAACTGCAGCCGCGCCAGGTTCTTGTTGCCCGTCCAGTCGTTGACGTTGTCGGGCGACTTCGGCCGGCAGACGCGAAAGTCTGGCTTCAGAAGACTGGCGCCGGCCTCGATCGAATAGACCTGAACCTCTTCGTACTCCCTGAGCCTGGTGACGACTTCGTCGAGCCGCGTCTCGATCGCGGTCCGCTGAACGGCGGACATTCCGTCGGTGGCGTCCACGAGGATAACCGTCAGCGCGCTCGGTCCGGCCTTCGGACAGAGTGTTTCGCGGTCGATCTGCACCCTGGTCTGCTGCTGCCAGACCGCGGCGCCGAACACGCCGACGAGCGTCACGCCGATCAGCGACAGGGCGACGACAGCGCCGACGGGCGCCGGTGCGGATCCCCGCCGGCGCCCTCTCCCGCCGCGTGCGGGTCGTCGGCTCATGCGGCGCCCCCGGCGGCTTCGAGATCCTCGACGCCCGGCACCCTGGAACAGGCCTCGGCATAGGCCTCGGTGATCTGGCGGATGGCTTCCGAAAGCCGCCCGGCCACGACGGGAGACTCCCCCACGACGAGCGGAGGCAGCACGGGAAGCTCAAGGGAAAACGTCAGAGGCGCGTCGAACTGCGTCGGCCGCTCCGCCGTCCGAGCCCGAAGGTTCGCCTCTCGATATCGGGCGCCGAGCTCTTCGCAGACATAACGGAGGTGATCTGCGTAGAGCCGCACATCTTCGCTCAGGCCCGCCGCCTTGCCTGCGATGTCCGGCCGCTCCGACACAGCGAGGCCAGCGCGTCGCTGTGCATCTGCAAGGCGCTCGGTGTTCTCGCTGCGGATCTCTTCGAGCCGCGCCATCGCGTCCTGCCGGTTGTGGTGCCAGTCAGCGAGGAGTCGGTCGGCGAGTTCGGCCCGGCGCGTGTAGCCAGGAAATGGATCCTTCCAGGCCCACCCTTCGTAGATGGCGACCGCGCCCGCGAAGCAGCCGATCAGAAACAGCCCCCAGGCCTCGAAACTCTGCAGGCCGAATGGGTCAGAGAACGCGCGACCGACTGCCGTCGTCGCGGCTTCCATCGAGAGGGCGGCCTCTGCGCCTTCGCGCCAGTGCGCGACGGCCAGATTGAGGTAGATCAGCCAGAACGCGGTGAGCAGCGCGCCGAACACGCCGACGGCTCTGCGCATCCAGTGGCGCATCAGCACATTGCGCGTCAGCCAGTGCGTCCAGAGCCAGTTGCCGCCGATGTTGGCGACTGGAATGACCGCCACCTTCAGGACAGCGCCGAGGATCCCGCCCGCATCGGCGCCGGCGAAGATCGCGGCGTTGACGCCGATTTCGAGCACGGCGGCCCCACCGAGCATCGCCAGCTTCACCAGGACGTGCTGGTTGTGACGCGGTGCGTGTGTGATCCCTTCGCGACGCCGGAAAGACTCCAGATCATCTCGCGCGATCTTCACGGCCTTATACTCCTCGACGAGGAGCGAGCGCTCCTCTCGAGCGGCCTCACGGAGCTTCACCGCCACTGCGGCGGGCTCGGCGGTCAGGGAATCGAGGTCCGCGTCACCGGTGTAGCTGGCGAAGCGACTGCGATAACCCTCATAGGCCCGCCGCACGCCTTCGACGTTTTCGTCCCAGAGCTCACGGAGACGGCCGACGATCTCACGCTCTTTCAGCGCGAGGGTGCGGCCGTCCGCCGGCGGGATTGCATCGGCGCCATCCCGCGCACCCTGGGCGTCGACGTCGAGCTGTTCTGCGAGCAGGTCGACGTCGATCTGCCTGAGGATCTCCGTCCCCGGCAGGTATGGATGCTTCGGCGTGAAAATCGCGGCAATTGGATCGCGCTTCTTGCGACGCGCCATGCGGTACTCGCTCCCCCCAGAAGCTTGACCGCTACAGTTGCACAAACGCGCAGCTCGCCACAACGGAGACTTCCGCGGCGTCGCTAATTTGCCGGGACGGTCGTTGTCTGCTCGGGCGACGCGCGAATCTGAGGGTGTCGGCCGTTCTGGTGCGACCTGGGTTCTGAACAATTCCTTGGACCCAGGGGGCTGAATGCCAGCGCGAGAATCTGACCGCGCCTCGGACGCCAGCGGCAACGGGCATCAGAAGCGCGGCCGGAAGCCGAAACCGATCACGGCGTTTCCAACCGCGCTGACGCTGCAATGGGACGAGCCGGAGACACTCGGCGAGGCCCTGGATCTCCACACCCGTCGCCATGGCGAGACCGTGTGGCACCTCGCCCGAGCCCTGCTCGCGCAGGGTCTGCCGGTCGATTACTACACCCTCAAGGTCTGGCGCCTGGGTCGGAAAGAACCTGCCACCGCCAGAAGCTTCGAGATCCTCGCCGCCATCGAGCGCCGCTACCGGCTCCCCTCAGGCTATTTCCGGGAAAAGCTCCTCCACAGGACGCGGGCCGTCCGCGGACTTCATCACGTGACGCCTTCAGACGCCGAGCGCAGACGTCTGGCCTGGCACCTGCCTGACGATTTCGATCAGCGCCCCCCTGCCGAGCGGGAGGAGATCCTCGCCTGGGTGCGGGAGGTGGTGGTGTCCGGGGCCACTGAGTACCGGCGATATCAGCGGGAGAAGCTGCAGCACCGCTTTGCGTTCAGTTTCGCCGCCTCAGACCGTCTCAGCTCCCGACCGGCAGAGCTTCAGCCGCCGCCCGCGCTGGCGGAGGAGATGGCCGCCTACGTCTCGTTCAAGACGTCAACCATGACACCGCGCGGCTACCGCCGCCGAACAAGCTGGGGCGCCGTATCGGCTGACCAGAAGAGCGCCCATCTCGGGCTCCTGTTCGGCGCCCTCGCCGCAGCACCTGATGGCCCGGTGCGGGGCGCCGGCGTCCCACGCGATGCGCTGTGTTTTAGCCTGCTCGTCTTCCCGGCGGTCTGGGACTGGTACCTGCGCTGGCGCGAGGAGCGCCGGGGATTCTTCACCTCCTGGGAGGTGGACATGCTGGTGAGCGGCGCGCTGGCGCTCACGTCGCCGGAAACAGGCTGGCTGACGCAGACGCCAGCCCTCGCAGGGCGCCTCGTCGCCATTCCAGGCCTGATCACGGAAGCAGAGATCGAACAGGTGCGCCGCGACTGGCCGGCCGCCTGCGCCAGTCTGACAACACATGCGCGCGCCCGCGCCCGGGAGATCAAGGCTGCGCGGCGCGTGCATCACGATCCCTTCGAACCGATCCTCCCGGTCCTGGAGGCTGCAAGCCCCGTCGGCGAGTATCGCAAGATCGCCGACGAGATCCTCAGGCGGATGCCGTGCCGGCGACGCTACGCCAGGCCAGCAGCAGAGGCGGTCCGCGCCTTCCTGATGATCCGCCTGGGCCTGCATCTCGGCTTCCGGCAGCGAAACCTCCGAGAGCTTCTGTTCTGCCCGCGAGGATCTCGTCCGACGTCTGAGCGCCAGCTCGCCGACCTGCGGCGCGGCGAGCTCCGATGGAACGATCAGCATGGCGGCTGGGAAGTCTTCGCCCCGGCCGCTGCGTTCAAGAATGCGAAGTCATCCTTCTTCGCCGGCCGCCCCTTCAGCATGGTGCTGCCGGACCTTGGCGGGCTCTACGCACATATCGAACTCTGGCGTGAGTGCGACCGCGCGCTGCTCATCGGCCCCGCCACCGATCCCGGCACCTTCTTCGTAAAGTCGGCGAAGCGCTCCAGCTCCACCGCCGCCTACAACCAGAACACCTTCTATGAGGCATGGCGCCTGGCGATCCAGCGCTACGGCGTACGCAATCCGTGGACCGGCCGCGGCGCGATCACAGGCCTCCTGCCGCATGGTCCGCACAGCGTCCGGGACGTTCTGGCCACCCACGTTCTCAAACAGACAGGCTCGTACGAGCAGGCCAGCTACGCGATCCAGGACACCCCGGAGATGGTGGCGAGCCACTACGGACGTTTCCTCCCGCAGGACAAGGCGGCGATCGCAGCCGAGGTGCTGAACCGTGTATGGGCGGACAGCTGAGCGAACGGCCGCCGCTACCCCAGCTGCGCAGCTCGTCGGATGTCGCGCCGCACGTCGGCTACGTCGAGGTAGGGGAGATTGGCGAGGCTGATCGTGTAGCGGATCGCCAGAACACCGTCCGGAAGAACGAAGTCCGCAGGCAGTCGCGGAAAATCGTCGTCGACCTCGAAGATCTGGGCGTCCCTCAGATGGCAGCGCACCAGGTCCGGCGACCTGCGCATCTCTTCCGACCAGTCGAGGCCGCTCAGGCGCAGGAGGAAACCATCGAGCGCCGCCGGATCCGCACGGAGCGCTTCGACGAGCTGATCGGCCAGCGAGGCCACGGAAACGACGCCCATCGCGGATTCTTCGAGCTGGACGGACGCGAGCATCAGGCGGCGGTCTTCCGGCGTCCGCAGCTGATCGACGCGTGAGATCTCGTGTTCGTGGCGACTGCGGGTGGTCGCCTTCACTTCCATGTGGAGCCGGGGCGTCACGAAGTCATGCCGCTCTCTGTCCGGCCCGCTCCAGTAGTGGACCGCGTCCGGGCCGAGCGCGGGCAGCCATAGGGTCTGAAGCATCAGGAGTTCGCCGATGGCCCCGATCTGGGCGCTGCGCGACATGGGCTGGCGGACGGGCCGCCAGGCGGTCTGCCAGCGCTGAACGATGACAATGGCGGCCGCCCAGGGGTCGCGACCGTCCGTCAGGATCGCGTCGGCCAGCTCTGAGCACAGAGTCGCGAACATGCGCTCGTGAGCGGCTGGCGAACAGAGATCCAGACACACCTGATCGCCGAGACGTCGCTCTCGTAGTCGAAGGCCGTTGTAATCCTGTGGCAGGCTGCGGGTTGGCGGCCCCTGAACCGGCGCAAGCAGATGCAGATCCCCCGACGCGCTGACCGCCAGGCTCAGCGAAGTCTCCACGCCTGCGTGCACGAGCGGCGCCGTTGCGACCTGATCTTCCCCGACGGGCCGGCTCGCGCGAAGCGCGCGCCAGGTTTCGATCCAGTCGCTCATGAGGCGACGCCGCGATTGACGATGGCGCTGGATTGACCGTCTGAGGTGTAAGGCAGGCTCAGGGCGACGCCGATCACGGCGTCGAGGTTCTCAACCCCGAGCGGCTCAGGGTCGAGGGGGTAGACCATCAGCAGGCCCTGGGTGGGAGACCGGGCGGACCGCATCGCCTGGGCGTCATAGTTGCCCGAGGCGCGAACATAGGCGTCCGGTCCCCCGGGAAGGTCGGCGCCTTCGTGCCGCGGATCGATGAGGATGCCGATCGCCTCGCTGCTGATCCGGCTGCGGGTGACGACGCGGGTGGAGATACCCCCGATGCGCACCTCGGTCCCGCGCTGGGCCGACGCCAGCAGCACGGACCAGTCCACCAGTTCGCCCTCCGCGGCGCGCTGGATGATCCAGTCGGCGATCGCCTCCCCTCGCATCGCCACTGCATCGGGATGAGCCTGGAAGAGCCGCAGAAAGTCGGCCACGGTCTCGGGAGGAAGATCCCGGAACAGCTGTCCGCCGGCGACCTCGCGTCCAGGCCCGCAGAGCCCGATGAGGCGGTCGGCGAGCCGTCGATTGGTCTCCAGCCGGGTGTGGTCATGCAGCGGCAGAATCACGGTCTGCGGATGCTCGCCCGACCACGAGAGGGTCAGGGTCTCGGCCATGGCGGCCTTGTTCTTCGCCGTCAGCAGGAGCGCGCTGTGCGAGCGCAGGCGAATGGCCATCTCGGAGGGCCTGCGGCCGGCGCGATAGAGAGCCTGGAGGCTGTCCCGCAGGCTCTCTTCAACGAGCGCCAGCTCAGTGAACCACTGCGCGATCCCGTCGGTCGTCCAGATCCTGATCAGATCCTCGTAGCCTGTGCGGAAGCCGTACCACCGCGCCATCTGGAGCAGGGTGTCAGCCATCGACGCAGTTCTGAGGAAGTACGAGACCGTCAGGCCTTCCAGGGTCAGGCCGCGCGACAGCCGGTTCCCGCCCACGGCGATGATGTGCCGCGCCGGACGTGTGTCGTATTCGAGGTTTTCCCCCGTGACGCTGTTGAGCTCCAGGACGTCGAGACTCCGCAGCACTGAGATCGCCGCCTGCGCCGTGGCCTGCGGGTCCAGGGGGGTCGACACACCCCGGAAATGGGTTTCGAGCGCTTCGACGAACAACGCGGTCAGGTCGTGGCCCTGGCGCATCGCCTCGAGCCAGAGATCCACCTGGGCCTCAATCGCGGCGCGCACCTGGGTCTGGTCTTCAACCCGCACGCTCACGTGAACCAGCATCGTGTGCGGCTTGCCCTGAAGCCCAGGACGTCCTTCCCGGATCGCCCCTGCGAGGCAGAAGGCCAGAATGGCGTCGGTCAGCGAGTTCGGCAGCAGCTGCTCTTCGGCGCGCACCGTAACGGGCCTTGCGCTCCGGCGAGTGGTCGCCTGCCGAAGCGCGCTGACGTCCTCGTCCGGCACCCGCCGGAAAACGTCTCGTCCCTGAGCGGAGACCCCGAACAGCTCCTCCGTCCCGGTGTAGCCTTCCGGGCGAGGCAGCTGCAGGGCGAAGTCGCGTGGAAACAGGTCTTCGCCGACGTCTCGATCGACTGCGTCGGGATCGATGAAGATGTTCGCGAACGGCGTGGCGGTGTAGGCCACGTAGGCGGCCTGTGGGGCACGTCCAAGCATCGAGCGGATGAGGGCGTTCGTCGCGCTGGGTCCGGCGCCGCTTGGCGCCGCCGTGGTCCCCTCTGAATCCAGGGAGGGGTCAGGCGCCCGATTGGCCCGCGTGTTGATCGAAGCCTGATCCGCTTCATCGTCGATGAGCAGCACGGGCACGCCCTGCAGGCGCGACGCGACCGCCTCGAGCCACCCATCCAGGCGCTTCAG
The Phenylobacterium zucineum HLK1 genome window above contains:
- a CDS encoding thermonuclease family protein, which translates into the protein MIAAAADPCKAVPDRGRAPAWLGPGSTFSGPVRYVGDGDSLCVGVGPTPAQWVEVRLADFYAPELSDRGGPEAKTALARIVQGRRLTCIADHQTYDRIAAYCRIEGRSLGDLMRRAGVREGGRGVR
- a CDS encoding PD-(D/E)XK motif protein; translation: MSDWIETWRALRASRPVGEDQVATAPLVHAGVETSLSLAVSASGDLHLLAPVQGPPTRSLPQDYNGLRLRERRLGDQVCLDLCSPAAHERMFATLCSELADAILTDGRDPWAAAIVIVQRWQTAWRPVRQPMSRSAQIGAIGELLMLQTLWLPALGPDAVHYWSGPDRERHDFVTPRLHMEVKATTRSRHEHEISRVDQLRTPEDRRLMLASVQLEESAMGVVSVASLADQLVEALRADPAALDGFLLRLSGLDWSEEMRRSPDLVRCHLRDAQIFEVDDDFPRLPADFVLPDGVLAIRYTISLANLPYLDVADVRRDIRRAAQLG
- a CDS encoding Z1 domain-containing protein, whose amino-acid sequence is MTIARVYDLRPAQVSWTDTLGDPPEGAWRRLERRLLGGGRWKPAQVESLASESARVLRHLPDPRQTSAFQGRGLVVGYVQSGKTANYTAVAARAVDAGYRLVIVLSGIHDALRNQTQVRLEEELVGVDEPGGPRWRLLTTREGDFREPEEDVLADDGAFLIVAKKNVPVLKRLDGWLEAVASRLQGVPVLLIDDEADQASINTRANRAPDPSLDSEGTTAAPSGAGPSATNALIRSMLGRAPQAAYVAYTATPFANIFIDPDAVDRDVGEDLFPRDFALQLPRPEGYTGTEELFGVSAQGRDVFRRVPDEDVSALRQATTRRSARPVTVRAEEQLLPNSLTDAILAFCLAGAIREGRPGLQGKPHTMLVHVSVRVEDQTQVRAAIEAQVDLWLEAMRQGHDLTALFVEALETHFRGVSTPLDPQATAQAAISVLRSLDVLELNSVTGENLEYDTRPARHIIAVGGNRLSRGLTLEGLTVSYFLRTASMADTLLQMARWYGFRTGYEDLIRIWTTDGIAQWFTELALVEESLRDSLQALYRAGRRPSEMAIRLRSHSALLLTAKNKAAMAETLTLSWSGEHPQTVILPLHDHTRLETNRRLADRLIGLCGPGREVAGGQLFRDLPPETVADFLRLFQAHPDAVAMRGEAIADWIIQRAAEGELVDWSVLLASAQRGTEVRIGGISTRVVTRSRISSEAIGILIDPRHEGADLPGGPDAYVRASGNYDAQAMRSARSPTQGLLMVYPLDPEPLGVENLDAVIGVALSLPYTSDGQSSAIVNRGVAS